One genomic region from Streptomyces sp. NBC_00457 encodes:
- a CDS encoding serine/threonine-protein kinase → MNMAMMRLRREDPRVVGSFRLHRRLGAGGMGVVYLGSDKKGQRVALKVIRPDLAEDQEFRSRFAREVSAARRIRGGCTARLVAADLDAERPWFATQYVPGPSLHDKVAGEGPLVAADVAAVGAALSEGLVAVHEAGVVHRDLKPSNILLSPKGPRIIDFGIAWATGASTLTHVGTAVGSPGFLAPEQVRGAAVTPATDVFSLGATLAYASMGDSPFGHGSSEVMLYRVVHEEAQLRGVPDALAPLVRACLAKDPEERPSTLQLSLRLKEIAAREAQGIAEARPPAPRTGEADRPTGRLADTYPERGLQRRPQGQPGPAPGAQSGPPAPRGPVAGSRGSATGRDTAPPSRNGSPQRGPGTPRGANGSRGSGTSTPRQGTPRTTPARNSTRSGNGGRPTPRGGNGRPAPRTTGTGMRPANPRLLRQRLFVFVVVTLLVALGIAAAQGCQGPSRGLGGDGDVVRQQERMDVPPHDPSLDGRQVADRP, encoded by the coding sequence ATGAACATGGCGATGATGCGCCTGAGGCGCGAGGACCCGCGCGTCGTCGGCTCATTCAGGCTTCACAGACGGCTCGGCGCGGGTGGGATGGGCGTGGTCTACCTGGGCTCCGACAAGAAGGGGCAGCGGGTCGCCCTCAAGGTCATCCGGCCCGATCTGGCGGAGGACCAGGAGTTCCGGTCGCGGTTCGCGCGCGAGGTGTCGGCGGCCCGGCGGATCCGGGGCGGCTGCACCGCCCGGCTGGTCGCGGCGGATCTCGACGCCGAACGGCCGTGGTTCGCCACGCAGTACGTGCCCGGCCCGTCCCTGCACGACAAGGTCGCCGGCGAGGGCCCGTTGGTCGCCGCCGATGTCGCCGCCGTCGGAGCCGCCCTGTCGGAGGGGCTGGTCGCCGTGCACGAGGCCGGGGTCGTACACCGGGACCTGAAGCCGTCCAACATCCTGCTGTCCCCGAAGGGGCCGCGGATCATCGACTTCGGCATCGCCTGGGCGACCGGCGCCTCCACCCTCACCCACGTCGGCACGGCCGTCGGCTCGCCCGGCTTCCTCGCACCCGAGCAGGTGCGGGGCGCCGCGGTGACACCGGCCACGGACGTGTTCTCCCTCGGCGCGACGCTGGCGTACGCCTCGATGGGCGACTCGCCCTTCGGTCACGGCAGTTCTGAAGTGATGCTGTACCGGGTGGTGCACGAGGAGGCGCAGCTGCGCGGCGTTCCCGACGCGCTGGCCCCGCTCGTGCGGGCCTGTCTGGCGAAGGATCCCGAGGAGCGCCCCAGCACCCTCCAGCTGTCGCTCCGTCTGAAGGAGATCGCGGCCCGCGAGGCGCAGGGGATCGCCGAGGCGCGTCCTCCCGCGCCCCGCACCGGGGAGGCGGACCGGCCCACCGGGCGGCTCGCCGACACCTACCCCGAGCGCGGTCTCCAGCGGCGCCCGCAGGGGCAGCCGGGACCGGCGCCGGGCGCGCAGAGCGGACCGCCCGCGCCTCGGGGACCCGTCGCCGGGTCGCGCGGCTCCGCCACCGGGCGGGACACGGCGCCGCCGTCGCGGAACGGAAGTCCGCAGCGGGGTCCCGGGACTCCGCGCGGCGCCAATGGCTCACGCGGCAGCGGCACGTCGACTCCCCGTCAGGGCACCCCACGGACCACCCCCGCACGGAACTCGACGCGCTCGGGCAACGGCGGCAGGCCGACGCCACGCGGTGGCAACGGTCGTCCCGCTCCCCGGACCACGGGCACCGGGATGCGGCCCGCCAATCCGCGGCTGCTGCGACAGCGGCTGTTCGTGTTCGTCGTCGTGACCCTGCTGGTCGCGCTCGGCATCGCGGCGGCCCAGGGCTGTCAGGGGCCCTCGCGTGGGCTCGGCGGCGACGGGGACGTCGTACGACAGCAGGAGCGGATGGACGTACCACCGCATGACCCGTCGTTGGACGGGCGGCAGGTCGCGGACAGGCCCTAA
- a CDS encoding phosphotransferase family protein — protein sequence MTANPLLPELTAKARAAAHARTPACPCGAPVTLADRPDATVVRHEDTVAKAHAPDATPTDLTPRLTVATHLPDVLLSPLTPTPVTLHGRIVTFWPYGTPVDPEDPDTAPWEAAATLLARLHRTPAPHALPPMRGPAKAAHAVARLRALAPHPAVAPVLRAWTALPAWARAETPMPDTTTLCHGDFHLGQLVRHPAPNGPWRLIDVDDLGTGTPAWDLARPASWYACGLLTPDEWTRFLSAYRAAGGPAVPAEGDPWPALDVPARALTVQTAARAITKAAAADRPLDEIEQSLVDACDRMSSAPPELSTHLAK from the coding sequence GTGACCGCCAACCCCCTCCTCCCCGAGCTCACCGCCAAGGCAAGGGCCGCCGCCCACGCCCGCACCCCCGCCTGCCCCTGCGGAGCCCCCGTCACCCTCGCCGACCGCCCCGACGCCACAGTCGTCCGCCACGAGGACACCGTCGCCAAGGCACACGCCCCCGACGCCACCCCCACCGACCTCACCCCCCGCCTCACCGTCGCCACCCACCTCCCGGACGTACTCCTCTCCCCCCTCACACCGACCCCGGTCACGCTCCACGGTCGTATCGTGACCTTCTGGCCGTACGGCACCCCCGTAGACCCGGAAGACCCCGACACCGCCCCCTGGGAAGCCGCCGCCACCCTCCTCGCCCGCCTCCACAGGACCCCCGCGCCCCACGCCCTGCCCCCCATGCGCGGCCCCGCCAAAGCGGCCCACGCCGTCGCCCGCCTCCGCGCCCTCGCCCCGCACCCGGCCGTCGCCCCGGTCCTCCGAGCGTGGACCGCCCTCCCCGCCTGGGCCCGCGCCGAGACCCCCATGCCCGACACCACCACCCTCTGCCACGGCGACTTCCACCTCGGCCAACTCGTCCGCCACCCCGCCCCGAACGGCCCGTGGCGGCTCATCGACGTCGACGACCTCGGCACCGGCACCCCCGCCTGGGACCTCGCCCGCCCCGCGTCCTGGTACGCCTGCGGCCTGCTCACACCCGACGAATGGACTCGCTTCCTGTCCGCCTACCGCGCAGCCGGCGGCCCCGCCGTCCCCGCCGAAGGCGACCCCTGGCCGGCCCTGGACGTCCCCGCCCGCGCCCTCACCGTCCAGACCGCCGCCCGCGCGATCACCAAGGCGGCAGCCGCGGACCGCCCACTGGACGAGATCGAGCAGTCCCTCGTGGACGCCTGCGACCGAATGAGTTCCGCCCCACCGGAGTTGAGCACACACCTGGCGAAGTAG
- a CDS encoding TFIIB-type zinc ribbon-containing protein, whose amino-acid sequence MQCPKCHAPMHTYNRNGVQIEQCSGCRGIFLDYGELEALSRVESQWAQPAPPPPAAPQAYPAPQAPAWGAPHGGGHHGGHGGHYGNKRHKSFGHMLFSS is encoded by the coding sequence ATGCAGTGTCCGAAGTGCCATGCGCCCATGCACACGTACAACCGCAACGGCGTCCAGATCGAGCAGTGCAGCGGCTGCCGCGGGATCTTTCTCGACTACGGCGAGCTGGAGGCGCTGTCCCGCGTCGAGTCCCAGTGGGCCCAGCCCGCCCCGCCACCCCCGGCCGCCCCGCAGGCGTACCCCGCCCCGCAGGCACCCGCCTGGGGCGCCCCGCACGGCGGCGGCCACCACGGCGGCCACGGCGGTCACTACGGCAACAAGCGGCACAAGAGCTTCGGCCACATGCTGTTCTCCAGCTGA